A genomic segment from Polyangium mundeleinium encodes:
- a CDS encoding bifunctional serine/threonine-protein kinase/ABC transporter substrate-binding protein has protein sequence MATVYLAVHRNGHRVAVKILHPELSASVTQRDRFVREGYVANSIEHPGAVRVLDDDVSDDGCPFLVMELLEGETLDQRRRRAGGKIACREVLVIGHALCDALAAAHDKGIVHRDIKPENVFITSDGALKILDFGIARVADEEGGPGGVAGTPAYMPPEQALGDRGAIDARTDLWAAGATMFTLLTGRLVHDASRATELLASTATKPAPRLVDVAPDAPRDVARVIDQALAYSRHDRFEDAREMRDAIGSAHIAVFGEPLSVVPRHSGSALAFAPSSSGRISLQPASGRVVASRPRAELVETVLDVPPGHEGTPRPPSLAPAAAPVDGAPQNTVSEPLSSSPTEEHPSRARALLMMSAGLGMLATLLVLFVARASRTAPTDVPPPPPTPRNTCVTNADCTAPGDDRHAICRKDRGACVTLETDQCRVLADAGDIQNDGTIWIGAMYPHDEKKGTTYGRQAARAVDLARRDFASLTGGLPPVSGAGKPRPIGIVLCDDTEAAERAASHLVDDVGVPAVLGFARSKEVLDLARAYFLPKGVLALASNTASMLTDIAHAPDDPRLVLRVTTSATMSTGAKAAFLENVLEPEIRKRPGLRPGEPLRVAIVRVDNASGMSHADQLVSVLRWNGKSAAENGDDLRQFVVKDELAGAQTDEAVAPLITSIGAFAPHVVFEAGAGAQFLVELERRWPKNRLFRPHYVMSGSLASDDFFKLVSERPDASRRLLSIDAAVNPALAKFVVHHNEIFPDKVTPYDSTSAPYDAFYAVAYAALALGDEPITGRGLARAVRRLVPPGEPVEVGQGGIYSAIKVLRGGKNIDLAGSQTSLDFNPETGDATVDFAVYCLDPKRRVAAESGLVYRAKTGKLEGAMRCP, from the coding sequence ATGGCGACGGTGTATCTCGCGGTGCATCGCAACGGGCACCGGGTTGCCGTCAAGATCCTTCACCCGGAGCTTTCTGCCAGCGTTACCCAGCGCGACCGCTTTGTCCGTGAGGGGTACGTTGCGAACTCGATCGAGCACCCGGGTGCGGTGCGCGTCCTTGATGATGACGTCTCGGATGACGGCTGCCCGTTCCTCGTGATGGAGCTGCTCGAGGGCGAGACCCTCGACCAGCGCCGCAGACGTGCTGGCGGCAAGATTGCTTGCCGCGAGGTCCTCGTCATCGGCCATGCGCTCTGTGATGCGCTTGCGGCTGCTCATGACAAGGGCATCGTGCATCGCGACATCAAGCCGGAGAACGTGTTCATCACGTCGGACGGCGCCTTGAAGATCCTCGACTTCGGCATCGCGCGTGTCGCCGACGAGGAAGGCGGGCCCGGCGGCGTCGCTGGCACCCCTGCGTACATGCCGCCTGAGCAGGCCCTTGGGGATCGGGGCGCCATCGACGCGCGCACCGACCTTTGGGCTGCGGGCGCGACGATGTTCACGCTCCTCACGGGCAGGCTCGTGCATGACGCGAGCCGCGCGACCGAGCTCCTCGCGAGCACGGCGACCAAGCCTGCGCCGCGCCTCGTCGACGTCGCGCCCGATGCCCCGCGCGACGTCGCCCGCGTCATTGACCAGGCCCTCGCTTACTCGCGCCACGACAGGTTCGAGGATGCGCGCGAGATGCGGGATGCGATTGGCTCTGCCCACATCGCGGTCTTCGGCGAGCCCCTCTCCGTCGTCCCTCGCCACAGCGGCAGCGCCCTCGCTTTTGCGCCTTCGTCGTCGGGGCGCATCTCGCTCCAGCCTGCTTCGGGGCGTGTTGTTGCCTCGCGGCCGCGGGCAGAGCTCGTCGAGACTGTGCTCGACGTGCCCCCTGGACACGAAGGCACGCCGCGCCCGCCCTCGCTTGCGCCGGCGGCTGCGCCTGTGGACGGCGCGCCGCAGAACACGGTGAGCGAGCCTCTCTCGTCGAGTCCGACCGAGGAGCACCCTTCCCGGGCGCGCGCCCTGCTCATGATGTCGGCGGGCCTCGGCATGCTCGCCACCCTGCTCGTCCTCTTCGTGGCGCGGGCGAGCCGCACCGCGCCGACCGACGTCCCGCCGCCCCCGCCGACGCCGCGGAACACGTGCGTGACGAACGCCGACTGCACGGCCCCGGGGGATGACAGGCACGCCATCTGCCGCAAGGATCGCGGCGCCTGCGTCACGCTCGAGACCGATCAATGCCGCGTCCTCGCCGACGCGGGTGACATCCAGAACGACGGCACGATCTGGATCGGCGCGATGTACCCGCACGACGAGAAAAAGGGCACGACGTACGGCCGGCAAGCCGCGCGCGCCGTGGACCTCGCCCGCCGCGATTTTGCGAGCCTCACCGGCGGCCTGCCACCCGTGAGTGGTGCGGGGAAACCACGCCCGATCGGGATCGTCCTCTGCGACGACACCGAGGCGGCCGAGCGCGCGGCGTCCCACCTCGTCGACGACGTTGGTGTCCCCGCGGTCCTCGGCTTTGCGCGCAGCAAGGAGGTCCTCGACCTCGCGCGAGCGTACTTCTTGCCGAAGGGCGTGCTCGCGCTCGCCTCGAACACCGCCTCGATGCTCACGGACATCGCGCATGCGCCGGACGATCCGCGCCTCGTCTTGCGCGTGACCACGAGCGCGACCATGTCGACGGGCGCGAAGGCCGCGTTCCTCGAGAACGTGCTCGAACCGGAGATCCGCAAGCGCCCCGGGCTCCGACCAGGCGAACCGCTGCGCGTGGCCATCGTCCGCGTGGACAATGCCTCCGGCATGAGCCACGCGGACCAGCTCGTCTCGGTGTTGCGCTGGAACGGCAAGAGCGCCGCCGAGAACGGCGACGATCTGCGCCAGTTCGTGGTGAAGGACGAGCTCGCCGGTGCGCAGACCGATGAAGCGGTCGCGCCCTTGATCACGTCGATCGGCGCCTTCGCGCCGCACGTCGTCTTCGAGGCCGGCGCGGGCGCGCAGTTCCTCGTCGAGCTCGAACGGCGCTGGCCGAAGAACCGCCTCTTCCGGCCGCATTACGTCATGTCGGGCTCGCTCGCGTCCGACGACTTCTTCAAGCTCGTCTCCGAGCGCCCCGACGCCTCGCGCCGGCTGCTCAGCATCGACGCCGCGGTGAACCCCGCGCTTGCGAAGTTCGTCGTGCACCACAACGAGATCTTCCCGGACAAGGTCACCCCGTACGACTCGACGAGCGCCCCGTACGACGCGTTTTACGCCGTCGCGTACGCTGCGCTCGCGCTCGGCGACGAGCCGATCACGGGCCGCGGGCTCGCGCGCGCCGTGCGCCGCCTCGTGCCCCCGGGCGAGCCGGTCGAGGTCGGCCAGGGCGGGATCTACTCGGCGATCAAGGTCCTGCGCGGCGGTAAAAATATCGACCTCGCGGGCTCGCAGACCTCGCTCGACTTCAACCCGGAGACCGGCGACGCCACGGTCGATTTCGCCGTGTATTGCCTCGATCCGAAGCGCCGCGTCGCGGCCGAATCGGGCCTCGTCTACCGCGCGAAGACCGGCAAGCTCGAAGGCGCGATGCGCTGTCCCTGA